Proteins encoded together in one Coffea arabica cultivar ET-39 chromosome 2c, Coffea Arabica ET-39 HiFi, whole genome shotgun sequence window:
- the LOC113727153 gene encoding glutamine--fructose-6-phosphate aminotransferase [isomerizing] 1-like translates to MCGIFAYLNYNVNRERRYILEVLFNGLRRLEYRGYDSSGISIDSSSFKTPAVPGSNSNSNVAPPPLVFRKEGKIESLVKSVYQEVAETELNLEEPFAIHAGIAHTRWATHGEPAPRNSHPQSSGAGNDFLVVHNGIITNYEVLKETLVRHGFTFESDTDTEVIPKLAKFVFDKANEEGDQSVTFSQVVLEVMRHLEGAYALIFKSRHYPNELIACKRGSPLLLGVKDLEDEGSIGASFNDAKFLSNNQQPRELFFASDANALVEHTKKVLVIEDGDVIHLKDGGVSIFKFDHAKGRCGGTLARPASVECALSVLEMEVEQINKGKYKHYMQKEIHEQPESLTTTMRGRLIRGGACKSKTVLLGGLKDHLKTIRRSRRIVFVGCGTSYNAALASRPIVEELSGVPVTMEVASDLVDRQGPIYREDTAVFVSQSGETADTLQALDYALENGALCVGITNTVGSALARKTHCGVHINAGCEIGVASTKAYTSQIVVMAMLALAVGGDMISNEARREAIIDGLLDLPSKVKEVLKLDEEMKDLAELLINEQSLLVFGRGYNYATALEGALKVKEVALMHSEGILAGEMKHGPLALVDHNLPIVVIATRDACFSKQQSVIQQLHARKGRLIVMCTKGDSASVSVGGSCRVIEVPHVEDCLQPVLNVIPLQLLAYHLTVLRGHDVDQPRNLAKSVTTQ, encoded by the exons atgTGTGGGATTTTTGCGTACTTGAATTATAACGTCAACAGAGAACGCCGTTACATCTTGGAAGTGTTGTTTAATGGCCTGCGCCGTCTGGAGTACAGAGGCTATGATTCCTCCGGTATCTCCATTGATTCTTCTTCATTCAAAACTCCGGCAGTCCCCGGTTCGAACTCGAATTCCAATGTTGCCCCTCCTCCTCTTGTCTTCCGGAAAGAAGGGAAGATTGAATCTCTCGTCAAATCCGTTTACCAAG AGGTTGCTGAGACAGAGTTAAATTTGGAAGAACCATTTGCTATTCATGCTGGCATTGCACACACTCGATGGGCTACGCATGGTGAGCCAGCTCCAAGAAATAGTCACCCTCAGAGCTCTGGTGCTGGAAATGATTTTCTTGTTGTCCACAATGGCATTATCACGAATTATGAG GTACTAAAAGAGACCTTAGTTCGACATGGGTTCACCTTTGAATCTGATACAGATACGGAAGTCATTCCAAAGCTTGCTAAATTTGTTTTCGACAAAGCAAATGAAGAAG GTGATCAAAGTGTGACTTTCAGTCAAGTTGTGCTCGAAGTGATGCGGCATTTGGAAGGAGCTTATGCTCTTATATTCAAAAGTCGACATTATCCAAATGAATTAATTGCTTGTAAACGTGGTAGTCCATTGCTCCTTGGTGTAAAA GACCTTGAAGATGAGGGCAGCATCGGAGCATCATTTAATGATGCAAAATTTCTTTCAAACAATCAGCAACCCCGGGAATTGTTTTTTGCAAGTGATGCAAATGCACTTGTTGAACACACAAAAAAGGTTTTGGTAATCGAGGATGGGGATGTTATTCATCTAAAG GATGGAGGGGTGTCTATTTTCAAGTTTGACCATGCCAAGGGTAGATGTGGTGGCACTCTTGCTAGGCCTGCTTCTGTTGAGTGTGCATTATCTGTTCTTGAAATGGAGGTTGAGCAAATAAATAAGGGGAAGTATAAGCATTACATGCAGAAAGAGATTCATGAGCAACCAGAATCTTTAACTACGACAATGAGAGGGAGGCTAATACGTGGAGGGGCATGCAAATCCAAGACTGTGCTTTTAGGTGGACTGAAAGATCATCTAAAGACTATCAGGAGAAGCAGAAGGATTGTCTTTGTGGGCTGCGGCACAAGTTATAATGCAGCTTTAGCATCAAGACCTATTGTGGAAGAACTTTCTG GTGTTCCGGTTACGATGGAGGTTGCTAGTGATTTAGTGGATAGGCAGGGGCCAATATACAGGGAAGACACAGCTGTTTTTGTCAGTCAGTCTGGTGAAACTGCTGATACTTTACAGGCATTAGATTATGCTTTAGAAAATGGTGCATTGTGCGTTGGAATCACAAACACTGTAGGAAGTGCGCTTGCTAGGAAAACCCACTGCGGTGTGCATATTAATGCTGGTTGTGAAATAGGTGTGGCGAGCACTAAG GCATACACCAGTCAAATTGTAGTTATGGCAATGTTGGCCCTTGCTGTTGGAGGAGACATGATTTCAAATGAAGCAAGGAGAGAAGCAATAATAGATGGTCTATTAGACTTGCCGA GCAAAGTGAAAGAGGTTCTCAAGCTGGATGAGGAAATGAAAGATCTTGCTGAACTGCTCATTAATGAACAATCACTTCTTGTATTTGGAAGAGGATATAATTATGCAACAGCTCTAGAAGGCGCCTTGAAGGTAAAGGAGGTTGCTCTTATGCATAGTGAGGGAATTCTTGCAGGTGAAATGAAACACGGACCTTTAGCTTTAGTGGATCACAACCTTCCAATTGTTGTGATTGCTACTCGTGATGCTTGTTTCAG CAAACAACAATCAGTCATTCAGCAACTTCATGCTAGGAAAGGTCGACTAATAGTTATGTGCACGAAAGGAGATTCTGCATCTGTATCAGTTGGTGGATCTTGTCGAGTAATTGAAGTTCCTCATGTTGAGGACTGTCTCCAGCCTGTACTTAATGTAATTCCATTGCAG TTGTTGGCCTACCATCTAACTGTTCTACGAGGTCACGATGTTGACCAGCCCCGAAATCTTGCAAAGAGTGTGACAACCCAATAG
- the LOC113727155 gene encoding uncharacterized protein produces the protein MPKKKKPSHLNCPEKAHQASKGKSKDFLDWEENSNYSASSIESKLLFYKKDDFAQVQIAKPKSIRIPEKKPDICVVPESNVLGKVKDFLGVISEANQRLHFDAKNSAEKYDIEVLHGNESEYIEMDLMLGVADLHTPEALAAAESAMAGSQPTISLAASVSSDDDDDHESKNNEEVGSDGSDDEERMFEATGENSCSDPWRMQPSNKRPKIVELS, from the exons ATGCCCAAAAAGAAGAAACCATCCCACCTGAATTGTCCTGAAAAAGCCCATCAAGCTTCTAAAG GGAAGAGCAAAGATTTTTTGGACTGGGAGGAGAACAGCAATTACTCTGCCTCATCTATAGAGTCGAAACTTTTGTTTTACAAAAAAGATGACTTTGCGCAGGTGCAAATTGCAAAACCAAAAAGCATTCGAATTCCCGAAAAGAAACCCGATATATGCGTTGTTCCTGAAAGTAATGTTCTTGGAAAAGTGAAGGACTTTTTGGGAGTCATATCAGAAGCAAATCAAAGGTTACATTTTGATGCAAAGAACAGCGCTGAAAAATATGATATTGAAGTACTCCATGGTAATGAATCAGAATACATTGAAATGGATTTGATGTTGGGAGTTGCTGATCTTCATACCCCTGAGGCTCTTGCTGCTGCTGAGTCTGCTATGGCTGGTTCCCAGCCAACCATCTCCTTGGCTGCTAGTGTTAgtagtgatgatgatgatgaccaTGAAAGTAAAAATAATGAGGAAGTTGGTAGTGATGgcagtgatgatgaagaaaggaTGTTTGAGGCTACTGGTGAAAATTCCTGTAGTGATCCGTGGAGGATGCAACCATCCAATAAGCGACCAAAAATTGTTGAGCTCTCATAA
- the LOC113727152 gene encoding putative disease resistance RPP13-like protein 1, whose translation MALIEVFLGAIIKVIFDKLASVDLKKFARSEGLDTQLKRWIQVLSLIQAVLDDAEDKQNMRIAVKQWLDDLQDLAYDMDDVIDEFSTEGRRRKLMEAQGSTSKVRKVKIPSCCTNFSVKDYKFNRKMAPKVDEITRRLESMKEQIKILHLAETVAKRPNKTRDRLPSTSLVESYVYGRENDKEELLKLLLSNESSDDQVVVIPIVGMGGVGKTTLAQMVYNDDRVNEFFNSKAWACVSDDFDIFGVTKTILRAITAGGCDYEDLNIVQVKLSEALTRKRFLIVLDDVWNEKYEDWDILRRPFLVGSSGSKIIVTTRHHRVASVMSSTAGYNLKELTDDESLWLLARHALGRTNLDRHPNLEGIGRSIVRKCKNLPLAVKTLGGLLRARSSPDEWTDILNSEIWEIKEDQSDILPALRLSYYHLPAHLKPCFAYCSIFPKDYEFDKYELVLLWMAEGFLEESKASDLMEDIGDNYFRELLMRSFFQQSSSTSSRFVMHDLINDLARYVAGDFCSRLTDNLEENIKCTILDKVRYTSFTSSMYGASQKFKTLQKAKHLRSFLPVSGKYDGDFYIAKKVITELLLELRYSRVLSFSGYAISDLPNSIGELIHLRYLNLSGTSLKVLPESLSNLCNLQTLCLRDCWGLINLPVGIRKLINLRHLENSNTSQLHEMPSGIDQLTSLQTLSKVVVSKNGGFRLNDLGNLSLLAGSLAILELQNVTNVQEARDANLKNKRDLDNIVLAWNSEYDGSLSKVLQQDLLEALRPHTNLTSLEIEFYKGDKFSSWVGDSSFTKLEVVSLRGCTHCKCLPSLGQLPALKDLSIQTMLEVKAVGTELCGKDCSWEFSFPLLESLTFDDMPEWEEWTCLSSAGENECHFPLLQKLCISRCPKLKSIPVLQLPSLSELKLLKCSVGIAKCLYNLTSLNNLDFRQIIGLASLEDAFMQFPSGLEDITLRECHQLKNLWGSSNTVNLVKLKSLVVSECSQLSSLEELAVLPMLKYLKIESCSALQSLPTLSGLNILRISSCSALSCLPMDKLLLPQLRNLGIRHCQKLNLPPEIVIEDTSTSIESLEIVGCPCLNLRTMLGSVYSFASLRFLDIRDCDYDLDQLPTPSLKRLSLCRCKNVSYLPSGLGRLRSLLLYSCSSPLLFPQGDFPPTLKFLDIEAGENLQLKPLSEWGLNRLTFLERFYIRGGYPELESFSGSGDDGLALLPPTLRSVAIGDLPNLKSLSAFLRGLTALRYLHIFECPKLGSLPKESLRNPLQTLVINKCPLLQKRCLMDRGDYWPMIEDIPCVEIRSDGIRSGSMHFFSYHSD comes from the exons ATGGCACTGATAGAAGTCTTTCTTGGTGCAATCATCAAGGTGATATTTGACAAGCTTGCTTCTGTGGATTTGAAGAAATTTGCACGCTCAGAAGGCTTAGATACTCAGCTGAAACGATGGATCCAGGTGCTATCCCTGATTCAGGCAGTGCTTGATGATGCAGAGGACAAGCAGAATATGAGGATTGCTGTGAAGCAGTGGCTAGATGATCTTCAGGATTTGGCGTATGATATGGATGATGTGATCGACGAATTCTCCACTGAAGGTCGTCGAAGAAAGTTGATGGAAGCTCAAGGCTCAACTAGCAAGGTAAGAAAGGTTAAAATCCCTTCCTGTTGTACAAATTTTTCTGTTAAAGATTATAAGTTCAACAGAAAAATGGCTCCCAAGGTGGATGAAATAACTAGAAGATTGGAGAGCATGAAAGAACAAATCAAAATCCTCCATTTGGCAGAGACTGTGGCAAAGAGGCCGAACAAAACTAGGGATAGATTGCCATCAACTTCCTTGGTGGAGTCTTATGTTTATGGTCGAGAGAATGACAAAGAAGAGCTGCTGAAATTGCTCCTTTCAAATGAATCGAGTGATGATCAAGTGGTTGTGATACCAATTGTTGGCATGGGAGGGGTTGGTAAAACAACTCTTGCTCAAATGGTGTACAATGATGACAGAGTCAACGAATTTTTCAATTCCAAGGCTTGGGCTTGTGTTTCAGATGATTTTGACATTTTTGGGGTAACAAAGACAATCCTCAGAGCAATCACAGCAGGTGGGTGTGATTATGAGGATCTGAATATCGTTCAAGTGAAACTGAGTGAGGCCTTGACCAGAAAGAGGTTTCTAATTGTTTTAGATGATGTTTGGAATGAAAAATACGAGGACTGGGACATCCTGCGCCGCCCATTTCTAGTTGGTTCATCTGGGAGCAAGATAATTGTCACCACTCGGCATCATAGGGTGGCATCAGTAATGTCTTCCACTGCTGGATATAATCTGAAGGAGTTGACAGATGATGAAAGCTTATGGTTACTGGCAAGACATGCGCTAGGAAGGACAAATCTTGACAGGCACCCCAATCTAGAAGGCATTGGTAGGAGTATTGTAAGGAAATGTAAGAACTTGCCCTTGGCCGTGAAGACTCTTGGAGGGCTGTTGCGTGCTAGATCGAGCCCAGATGAATGGACGGATATACTGAACAGTGAGATATGGGAAATAAAAGAGGATCAAAGTGATATTCTTCCAGCACTAAGATTAAGCTATTATCATCTTCCTGCCCATCTAAAACCGTGCTTTGCTTACTGCTCCATATTTCCCAAGGACTATGAGTTTGACAAATATGAGCTTGTATTGCTCTGGATGGCAGAGGGTTTTCTCGAGGAATCAAAAGCAAGTGATCTTATGGAGGACATAGGGGACAATTATTTTAGGGAGCTACTAATGAGGTCCTTCTTCCAGCAGTCAAGTTCTACTAGTTCACGTTTTGTGATGCATGACCTTATTAACGATCTAGCTAGATATGTTGCTGGAGATTTTTGTTCCAGACTGACAGACAACTTGGAAGAGAACATCAAATGCACGATTCTTGACAAGGTTAGGTACACATCATTCACAAGTTCAATGTATGGAGCTTcacaaaagtttaaaacacTTCAGAAAGCAAAACATTTGCGGAGTTTCCTACCCGTTTCTGGCAAGTATGACGGCGACTTTTACATCGCTAAAAAGGTCATAACAGAACTTTTGCTGGAATTGCGATACTCAAGGGTGCTATCATTCAGTGGATATGCTATCTCTGATCTACCAAATTCCATTGGTGAATTAATACATCTAAGGTACCTGAATTTGTCTGGTACTTCGTTGAAAGTGTTGCCTGAATCATTGAGTAATCTTTGCAATTTACAAACACTATGTTTGCGCGACTGCTGGGGGCTGATTAACTTACCGGTGGGTATTAGAAAATTAATTAACCTGCGCCATCTTGAAAATTCCAATACTAGTCAATTGCATGAGATGCCTTCAGGGATTGATCAGTTGACGAGCTTGCAGACACTATCCAAAGTGGTTGTGAGCAAAAATGGTGGGTTCAGGCTGAATGACTTGGGGAACTTGTCCTTACTGGCAGGGTCACTCGCCATTTTGGAGTTGCAAAATGTTACGAATGTTCAAGAAGCACGGGATGCCAATTTGAAGAACAAGAGGGACCTTGATAACATAGTATTGGCATGGAATAGTGAATATGATGGTTCTCTGAGTAAAGTTCTTCAACAAGATTTGCTTGAGGCACTACGACCACACACAAACCTAACGAGTCTTGAAATTGAGTTCTATAAGGGAGACAAATTCTCTTCCTGGGTGGGGGATTCTTCATTTACTAAATTAGAAGTAGTAAGCCTTAGAGGTTGTACACACTGCAAGTGTTTACCATCACTCGGGCAATTGCCTGCGCTCAAGGATTTGAGCATTCAAACCATGCTTGAGGTGAAGGCAGTGGGTACGGAGCTATGTGGCAAAGATTGCTCTTGGGAATTTTCCTTTCCATTGCTTGAAAGTCTAACATTTGATGACATGCCAGAATGGGAGGAATGGACTTGCTTAAGTTCAGCAGGAGAGAACGAATGCCACTTCCCTCTGCTCCAAAAGCTCTGTATAAGTAGATGCCCAAAGTTGAAAAGCATTCCTGTTTTGCAGCTTCCTTCACTCTCTGAACTAAAGTTGCTAAAGTGCTCGGTGGGAATTGCAAAATGTTTATACAATTTGACCTCATTAAACAATTTGGATTTTCGGCAGATTATAGGGCTTGCATCCCTCGAGGATGCGTTCATGCAGTTCCCATCAGGCCTTGAAGATATCACATTACGTGAGTGCCATCAACTGAAGAATTTGTGGGGCTCAAGTAATACTGTAAACCTTGTGAAGCTAAAATCTTTAGTTGTTTCAGAATGTTCACAGCTTTCATCCTTGGAGGAGCTTGCTGTTTTACCCATGCTTAAATATCTTAAGATAGAAAGTTGCAGTGCTCTCCAGTCTTTGCCTACATTATCTGGTCTTAACATATTGCGAATAAGCAGTTGCTCAGCCCTCAGTTGCTTGCCAATGGACAAGTTGCTCCTCCCTCAGCTTAGGAATCTTGGGATCAGACATTGCCAGAAACTGAACCTTCCTCCGGAGATTGTCATAGAGGACACTAGCACATCGATTGAGAGTCTGGAAATCGTTGGCTGCCCATGTCTGAATTTGAGAACAATGCTCGGTTCAGTGTACAGTTTTGCAAGTCTCCGGTTTTTGGATATTAGGGATTGTGATTATGATCTGGATCAATTGCCCACTCCAAGTTTGAAACGTCTTTCCTTGTGCAGATGCAAAAATGTTAGTTACTTGCCCAGTGGTTTGGGACGACTAAGATCTCTGTTGTTGTATTCTTGTTCAAGTCCTTTGTTATTTCCACAAGGAGATTTTCCTCCCACTCTGAAGTTTCTTGACATAGAGGCAGGAGAAAACTTACAGCTGAAGCCCCTGTCAGAATGGGGACTAAACAGACTCACGTTTCTTGAAAGGTTCTACATCCGTGGTGGATATCCAGAGCTGGAATCATTTTCTGGTAGTGGTGATGATGGATTGGCTTTGCTTCCTCCAACTCTTAGGTCCGTCGCCATTGGTGACTTACCAAATCTGAAATCGCTCTCCGCGTTCTTGCGAGGTCTTACAGCTCTTCGATATCTGCATATCTTTGAGTGCCCCAAGCTTGGATCCCTACCAAAGGAATCGCTGCGTAATCCGCTTCAAACTCTAGTAATTAATAAATGCCCACTTCTTCAGAAAAGGTGTTTGATGGATAGAGGAGACTACTGGCCCATGATTGAAGACATTCCCTGTGTGGAAATACGCAGTGATGGCATCAG ATCGGGTTCGATGCACTTTTTTTCTTATCATTCTGATTAA